A stretch of the Takifugu flavidus isolate HTHZ2018 chromosome 1, ASM371156v2, whole genome shotgun sequence genome encodes the following:
- the pttg1ipb gene encoding PTTG1 interacting protein b isoform X1, translating to MCLNSIEVSCLQLHGRVTGPVSAVHGPSGLTMPVAGRLSALLLAWILCAVTGSSEAQTPAPESRPCALSNSSCDECLKNVSCLWCEPQKLCTDYPVGKVLPPQSLCPLNDARWGVCWVNFQILIITMSVLAGVIIIGVLVCCCFCCCKCEKVGNKREDARMERQNNMRKARQKERRTEMHLRHDEIRQKYGIAKKNPYSRMDED from the exons ATGTGCTTGAACTCTATTGAG GTCAGCTGTTTGCAGCTCCACGGCCGCGTCACGGGACCAG TTTCGGCAGTCCACGGTCCCTCTGGCCTCACCATGCCCGTCGCTGGACGACTCTCAGCTCTGCTCCTTGCCTGGATCCTCTGCGCTGTGACCGGGAGCTCGGAGGCGCAGACTCCTGCTCCGGAGTCGC GACCCTGCGCGCtgtccaacagcagctgtgaTGAATGCTTGAAGAACGTGTCC TGTTTGTGGTGTGAACCACAGAAACTATGCACCGACTACCCAGTTGGAAAGGTCCTGCCGCCCCAAAGTCTCTGCCCTCTGAATGATGCCCGGTGGGGGGTGTGTTGGG TCAACTTCCAGATTTTAATCATCACCATGTCGGTGCTGGCTGGCGTCATAATTATCGGTGTCCTcgtttgctgctgcttctgctgctgcaagtGTGAAAAAGTCGG AAACAAGAGGGAAGATGCAAGGATGGAAAGACAAAACAACATGAGAAAAGCTCGTCAGAAAGAAAG gAGAACGGAGATGCATCTGAGACACGATGAAATCAGACAGAAATACG GTATTGCAAAGAAAAATCCGTATTCCCGTATGGACGAGGATTAA
- the pttg1ipb gene encoding PTTG1 interacting protein b isoform X2: MPVAGRLSALLLAWILCAVTGSSEAQTPAPESRPCALSNSSCDECLKNVSCLWCEPQKLCTDYPVGKVLPPQSLCPLNDARWGVCWVNFQILIITMSVLAGVIIIGVLVCCCFCCCKCEKVGNKREDARMERQNNMRKARQKERRTEMHLRHDEIRQKYGIAKKNPYSRMDED; encoded by the exons ATGCCCGTCGCTGGACGACTCTCAGCTCTGCTCCTTGCCTGGATCCTCTGCGCTGTGACCGGGAGCTCGGAGGCGCAGACTCCTGCTCCGGAGTCGC GACCCTGCGCGCtgtccaacagcagctgtgaTGAATGCTTGAAGAACGTGTCC TGTTTGTGGTGTGAACCACAGAAACTATGCACCGACTACCCAGTTGGAAAGGTCCTGCCGCCCCAAAGTCTCTGCCCTCTGAATGATGCCCGGTGGGGGGTGTGTTGGG TCAACTTCCAGATTTTAATCATCACCATGTCGGTGCTGGCTGGCGTCATAATTATCGGTGTCCTcgtttgctgctgcttctgctgctgcaagtGTGAAAAAGTCGG AAACAAGAGGGAAGATGCAAGGATGGAAAGACAAAACAACATGAGAAAAGCTCGTCAGAAAGAAAG gAGAACGGAGATGCATCTGAGACACGATGAAATCAGACAGAAATACG GTATTGCAAAGAAAAATCCGTATTCCCGTATGGACGAGGATTAA
- the sumo3b gene encoding small ubiquitin-related modifier 3 produces MSEEKPKEGVKTENDHINLKVAGQDGSVVQFKIKRHTALNKLMKAYCERQGLSMRQIRFRFDGQPINETDTPAQLEMEDEDTIDVFQQQTGGGCS; encoded by the exons ATGTCTGAAGAAAAGCCAAAG GAAGGAGTGAAGACGGAGAACGACCACATTAACCTGAAGGTGGCCGGTCAGGATGGCTCGGTGGTCCAGTTCAAAATCAAAAGACATACTGCACTCAACAAACTCATGAAGGCGTACTGTGAAAGACAG GGCCTGTCGATGCGTCAAATAAGATTTAGATTCGATGGACAGCCCATTAATGAAACGGACACACCTGCACAG ctggagatggaggacgAAGACACTATTGATGTATTTCAacaacagacaggaggaggctgtTCTTAA